TTCTCTAATTCAATAATTTTTTTTTCATTCGATGATATAGATATAAAAAGATCGCTATTTTTCTTCCGGTTAATTTTATTATTTTTACTAACATTTTCATTTCTATGAAAATTGAAAAGAAGAAATTGGATGGGTATCGCCCATGGTTTTATCTTATATGTGTTGTAAAGTATCACAAATTTTCGAAAGAACCAAAGTTCAAAATTGGATATAAGACAATTTTTTATTTCTTCATTCATTCCCATCCAATCAAAAAAAAAACCTTTTTGATTGGATGAATTAACTTCTTGATCTTGGTGAATTGTAAGAAAAAAAAGATTTTTCTTATCAATTTTATCAATTATTTGATACTTATTAGTCCTAGTCTTAGTATTTTTTTTATCTTTGCTTCCGGTATCGATCCAGGACTCAATATCAACCTTCTTTCTAAGACAAAAATTGAGAATTCTCCAATCAAAATATTTTCTATCCGCGCTTTTCTCCATATCAATAATATCATCTTCCGCTAGATAATTATTGATAGAAATATCTTCCAACATGTCAAATAATTTGCTTTTTTTTGTGTTGTAATTATAAGAAATCTCTTGTTTATTATTTACTTGTAATGGTGATCCATAAATATATGAGTCCTTCTTATTTTCATAATTAATAGATTTATATGATAAAAGATTATATTTATAGTGTTTTTTAAAATTATCTTTTTGATTTGGTAATGAATCTGTCTCAAAATCATTTTTTTTTTTGTAATGAATTAATCGGTCTTTTTCATATAAATTCCATTTGTTTAATTTTTTATTTTGAACCATATGGTGTTGATGTTGATTGATTATATTTCGCCATTTTTGTGGTGTTAATCTAGACCATCTAATCTGAGATAGATCGTATTTATATTGATAATGACTCCTTAACCAATTTTTCCATTGATTCATTACAGAATTTCTAAAATTTTTATTTTTTAATTCGGAATTAAATAGCCCTTGGGCTATAAAAAAATCCTTTATTTCATTCTTCAGAAAAAGGCTATGATATTCAAAGATAGATTTTAACTTATATAAGTTAATAATTTTGATTTGTGATAATTTGTAAAATACATAAGCTTGTGACAAGGAGGATATGTCACAAAAAATCTTTGAATTTTTATTAATAACAACAACATTACTATTATTACTATTACGTGACTTTTTTATAATCGAAATAAAGTGAATTGTATTTTGATTTGTTTTATCAATTTTTTTCTGATTTTCTTCATTATTGTAAATGTATTTAGTAATAATTTTTTTTGTTGATTTAAGAAAAAGCTGTGCATTGATCCTTGGAATATTAATGATACCTAAAAAGATATCTATGTATATCTTTTCAATCAAAATTTTTATAAAAAAATGGAATTTACGCGCTAATCGAACATTTCTTCTTTTTACTATCTGCGAAATATTTTTTGATGATTTTAATTTTTTAGCATTATAACTTATTTTGTTTTTGTTAGGACTAATATTTATTTCCGGGGTTCTCATTTTTTTTTCCTTTTCTTTTGTAATTTTTTCTATTTGATTTATGATTATCTTTCTTCTAGCAGAAAGATCTTTCATTTTTTTTTCTGTCAGTGAATAATTTGTCCAAGTCATAGATCGAATTGGGATGGATAATTTTTTAATCGTCTCATTATTGTTATTGATTATCGAATCTTTTTCTTTTTTAGGTTCATTCAATTCATATACTTCTCTAAATCCAGATAATAGAATTGGATTTCTTTTTGATTTTGAAAGGTTGTTTATTATTTCTTTTCGAAAAAAAATGTTTTTGATGATCCAGTTTTTTTTTTCTTTTAAGAAATTTAGAAAAAATTTTCTTCTTTCTTCTAAAATTGTTATAACTCGAAAACCATTTTTTTGCATTTTTCTAATTTTTTTTTCGAGTTTTTTAAAGATGGGTTCAAAAAGTGAAAGCCGTTTTCGGGGAGAACCAAAAGGAAGTTCAGCTTCCATTCCCAAAACTGTTAAAAAAAAAAAATCATTTTTTTGTACTTTTTTTTTCATTTTCGTTTGATCTTTATGAGAGAATTTTAACTTAGATTTGTACCAAGGTTTTAGACGAAAAGGAAATAGGATCTTTATTTGAATCCCGTCTATTAACCAGTTTTTCGGAAATTCTTTTTCTGATAATTGAACTCCATTATAGGTGCATTTAACATGCATTTCTCTACTCCAATCTTTTAAATCCTCGGACCATTCGGGAGTTTGAAAAAAAAGTATACGAATGATATTTTTAGTTATTATTAATGAAGGTAATATAATATATTTTCTAAGAATTGATTGGGTTACTAAAACACAACTTCTTATTATTTGAGCAAAAAGAATGCTATCCCAGGCTTCGGCTATTTCTATCCGAGCTTTTTCCTCTCTTTTGTTGTCTTCTCTTTTGTCCTCTTCTTTTTTCTTACTTTCTTTTGTTTTTTTCTTTGTATTTGAAATTGTGAATTCTGCGTTTTTATACATCCAATTTATAAACATTGTTTTTATCAGTTCGGAAATATCAAAAGAAAAAAAAAGAGATTTGTCTATTCTGTCCAAAAAAAGAGGAGAATGCACATTTGCTTGAAACAGTTCCCAAATAGCTATTTTGCGTCTTTGTGCGCGCACGGATCCTTTTATTATGTCTCGGCGAAAATCCGATTGTTGTGAATAATGTATCAAAGTCACTTCTTCTATTTGATCAGAATTCGTTGTATCTTTGGTATTATTATAAGTATCTGTATTTTTTTTATTATCAGTAAAAATCACTACCCGTTTGGCTTTTCGTGAACGAATTTCATAATCTTCCGACATGTTTTCTTCATTTTCTCCCTCTTGTTGTTCCAAATCGTCAATTAATTTGTATGACCATCGAGGAACTTGTTTACTTATTTCTTTTATTCCAGTAGAATTTTTTATAATTGTTTTATTTTTTGGATTCGCTATAACTGTATGAAATAAAAATTTTAAAATTTTTATTCGATTTTCTAAATACATTTTTTCTTCTTTGTGATCTGGAAATAAGGGAAGTTCCTTAAAATTTAAACTTGATCTTGATTTTCCAACAAATTCATTAATTAAGTTTAAGAAATAAGCATTTTCTATTGAAAATGCTTTTCTATTAAATCCATCTGTTTTTGATTCAAATTCTTGATAATTAGTAATAAGAAGAATAAGATGAATTTTATTTATCCAAAGCATCTCTATTGAATTTTTTATGGAAGTTTTATTTAGGAGTGAGGGTGAAAAAAAAAATTGGATTTTCCCGCGGCAGGACCCACTCAAAAAGGGATCATAAATTTTAGGTAAGTACTTTTTTTTAGTTTTATCATTACATAGTCTAGTCCTTTTTTCGAGTGTATTCAGAGTAAGATATTCCTTATCTAGAGCCTGGACTCTATTTATAAATTCATTATTTAGGATTTTCTTTTTTTGTTCATTCTTATAATTCCAACGATTATACAATTCATCAGAGGAGAGTTTTTCTGTTGTAAACAGAGATATCTTTCTTTGTATCATTTCCAAAAAAGTTGACAAACTGGGTGGATACGTAAAAGATATTCTTTCTTTTCCATCACTCCGACATGTATAAAAAAAATATTGTGACATTTCTTTTCTTACAGCATTCTCAAACTGATCATTTTTTATATATCGAAATGGACGATTCCAACGTTTAGAGTCAAAAAGAATAGTTACAAGAGGTTTTTCAAACCAGAAAAGATCTTTATTTTTTTTATCTATCAATATTTCTAACTTCGAATTTTCTTGATTCCCATCCAGATAAAAAGTTTCATAAAGTGGTCTATTTTTATAGCATGTCTCTTTAAAGTGAAAATGGAATTCATCCTTTGTTTTTTCCTTTCCATTCACTTGGATCTCTTCCGTTTCGTCGATTTTGTCCGGATCCTCCTTTTCTTCCGAAAAAAGGGAAGAAGAAGGATCTTCTTCGGTGGATCCCTCTTGTTCCTGTTTAGTCCCCTTCGTTTCGGAAGTTTTTTCTATTTCTACATCTGTTTCTTCCTCCCTTTCTTCCGTTTCTGAGGTTTCTTTCAGTTTCTTAGTAAAAATGGGTGACGGTATTCTGCCTAAAGAGTAGACACAGGTAATAAATAAGAGAATACTAAAGATTCGAGCCATAGAATTTCTCAATTCTGACACAAGGTACTTATTAGATCGAAAAAGTACATTAGATCTAATAGAATTATTTTGCTGTATCCAGACTAATATCAATCCAACCCATTTCATGAATAAAATGTGACCAATTAACCAACCAACAAAACTACTTGTTACAAATAACATCTTGTTGTTGCATCGAAACATATAAATGTTGACTAATCTGACTAACATTGAACTTGGTAAAATGAAATGGTTGAATAATTGAAAAATGAGATTATTCAGGAATACAAATTGAATGCTAAGATTACGCATTGAATTTCTGGTAGTAGATCCATAATCAAAAAAGTGTTTGTGATTGTTCCAGAAGAAATGAAACAAAAGATAGGGTAGAGCTAGGACAGTTATTGTATGAGGTCTACCCAATGCTAGATGCAGAGGCGCATAATAGATCGATATGAACATCATGAGCTGTCCCGTAATAAAACCTGTTGTTGCTGATACCTTCTTCTCAGTTCCTTCTTCTCCTTCTTCTATAACCCGAGCTCGGAGAAGGAAGAGATAAGAGGGTCCCATGGAGAATGTGGTCAGAAATCCATAATAGAGTCCGACCACAACGACCGAATTGATTATCTTCATGCATAAGGATACTAGATTACCTAGTATAAAAGATTGAAAAATCATCACAAACCTCCCTTTTTCTTTTCTATTGCAATTTCTGGATTATTATATGATGATTTTTCAACTTTCCATATATAAAGAGATAGACTAGAAACGACATCTCTTATGTCAATGACACCAAAAAAGGGGATATTAAATGAATGGAATTGGGATATGGATGGAATATAATGAAATAGAGCCACTTTGAGGTTCCCTATGAAATGAGGCATGGAACGAAGACACTACGAAGAAGTTCCGGGAGTTACGAAGGAAACTTCGAGCTCATATTGGTCATGGGTTGAGAACGGGAATTGAACTCTATGAGATCTAATCTCCCGTTGTTCCTCAGTAGCTCAGTGGTAGAGCGGTCGGCTGTTAACTGACTGGTCGTAGGTTCGAATCCTACTTGGGGAGATTTGATTCATTCCGAATTCTTTAATTCGGAATGAAAAATGAAAGGGTTCGCTTTGACCGTTAAGAGTAGGTAACCCGTTCCCTGTGTCTTTCTTTCTATTGCATTCTATCTCATCATATCACATTCTGTTCTGCGATATTTGAGAATCGCCGTCAATACCTCGGTGTAGGTAAGTCCGGTATAATCCTTTGTTCCATAGTCTGGGGCTATTTACAACTAGCCAATTAAGAATTTTCAGATGTACTAGTACTAGCAAGTGCATCAAAGATGCAGTCATCGATTCTCCCGAGAGGCCACAATTACCGCGAGCAAACATATTAATGACGAAGAACACATTTTTGCTATGCTATTAATACTTGTACTTGCTCTGCTATTCTGGCCCAAGCCTGGCTGAGGAAGAGTTAGGGGTTAGGGGGCGTAAAACAAAAAAGATTCGGTCCGGGCATACTATATGGAAAGGGTAAAACATTAACGATAAATAAAAAAGAAAAAGTGAGGACATTCTATTTCGACAAAAGACCCATACCCAAGTTCCATAGCTTTTGGTCCGCTATCCCGATCATGATTTTCCTACCTCCAGAAGGAAAGGTCCTTCCCTTTTTGGCCGGTTGTGGGCGAGGAGGGATTCGAACCCCCGACACCGTGGTTCGTAGCCACGTGCTCTAATCCTCTGAGCTACAGGCCCCACCCCGTCTCCACTGGATCTGTTCCCGGGAGTACCCTAAAAAAGGAACCTTTCCTCTCCCCAGCCATTTCGGGTTAAGAAGATGCGAAAGCGCCTCTCTCTTTGAAAAAGTAATAAGAATGAGGGGTGTTAAGCTTTTTATCATCCTGGCGTCGAGCTATTTTTCCGCAGGACCTCCCCTACAGTATCTTCACCGCAGTAGAGTTTAACCACCAAGTTCGGGATGGATTGGTGTGGTTCCTCTACGCCTAGGACACCAGAATATCGAACCATGAACGAAGAAAGGCATGAGAGAAAAGCATATTGGCTAGTGATTGTGAGGCCCCAATTCTTGACTGGAGGGGACACCAAAGGCCTCTGCCCTTCCATCCCTTGGATCGATAGAGAGGGAGGGCAGAGCTTTTGGTTTTTCATGTTGTCAAAGAGTTGAACAATAAAAATAGATGGCGAGTACCTAATCGAATTGATCGGGTCATGTAGGAACAAGGTTCAAGTCTACCGGTCTGTTAGGATGCCTCAGCTGCATACATCACTGCACTTCCACTTGACACCTATCGTAATGATAAACGGCTCGTCTCGCCGTGACCTTCTCTTGAATTCTCAAAACTTCTGTCACTCCATCCCCGCAGGGGCAGAGAACCCGTCGCTGTCTCGGCTGTGCTACCGAAGGTTCTGGGGAAGTCGGAATAGGAGAGCACTCATCTTGGGGTGGGCTTACTACTTAGATGCTTTCAGCAGTTATCCGCTCCGCACTTGGCTACCCAGCGTTTACCGTGGGCACGATAACTGGTACACCAGAGGTGCGTCCTTCCCGGTCCTCTCGTACTAGGGAAAGGTCCTCTCAATGCTCTAACGCCCACACCGGATATGGACCGAACTGTCTCACGACGTTCTGAACCCAGCTCACGTACCGCTTTAATGGGCGAACAGCCCAACCCTTGGAACATACTACAGCCCCAGGTGGCGAAGAGCCGACATCGAGGTGCCAAACCTTCCCGTCGATGTGAGCTCTTGGGGAAGATCAGCCTGTTATCCCTAGAGTAACTTTTATCCGTTGAGCGACGGCCCTTCCACTCGGCACCGTCGGATCACTAAGGCCGACTTTCGTCCCTGCTCGACGGGTGGGTCTTGCAGTCAAGCTCCCTTCTGCCTTTGCACTCGAGGGCCAATCTCCGTCCGGCCCGAGGAAACCTTTGCACGCCTCCGTTACCTTTTGGGAGGCCTACGCCCCATAGAAACTGTCTACCTGAGACTGTCCCTTGGCCCGTAGGTCCTGACACAAGGTTAGAATTCTAGCTCTTCCAGAGTGGTATCTCACTGATGGCTCGGACCCCCCCAGAAGGGGGCCTTCTTCGCCTTCCACCTAAGCTGCGCAGGAAAGGCCCAAAGCCAATCCCAGGGAACAGTGAAGCTTCATAGGGTCTTTCTGTCCAGGTGCAGGTAGTCCGCATCTTCACAGACATGTCTATTTCACCGAGCCTCTCTCCGAGACAGTGCCCAGATCGTTACGCCTTTCGTGCGGGTCGGAACTTACCCGACAAGGAATTTCGCTACCTTAGGACCGTTATAGTTACGGCCGCCGTTCACCGGGGCTTCGGTCGCCGGCTCCCCTGTCATCAGGTCACCAACTTCCTTGACCTTCCGGCACTGGGCAGGCGTCAGCCCCCATATATGGTCTTACGACTTTGCGGAGACCTGTGTTTTTGGTAAACAGTCGCCCGGGCCTGGTCACTGCGACCCCCTTTGTGAGGAGGCACCCCTTCTCCCGAAGTTACGGGGCTATTTTGCCGAGTTCCTTAGAGAGAGTTGTCTCGCGCCCCTAGGTATTCTCTACCTACCCACCTGTGTCGGTTTCGGGTACAGGTACCCTTTTGTTGAAGGTCCTTCGAGCTTTTCCTGGGAGTATGGCATGGGTTACTTCAGCGCCGTAGCGCCTGGTACTCGAACATTGGCTCGAGGCATTTTCTCTACCCCTTCTTACCCTGAAAAAGCAGGGACACCGTGCGTCCTTGAACCGATAACCATCTTTCGGCTAACCTAGCCTCCTCCGTCCCTCGGGACCAACAAGGGGTAGTACAGGAATATTCACCTGTTGTCCATCGACTACGCCTTTCGGCCTGATCTTAGGCCCTGACTCACCCTCCGTGGACGAACCTTGCGGAGGAACCCTTAGGTTTTCGGGGCATTGGATTCTCACCAATGTTTGCGTTACTCAAGCCGACATTCTCGCTTCCGCTTCGTCCACCGCTGCTCGCGCGGGTGCTTCCCTCTAAGGCGGAACGCTCCCCTACCGATGCATTTTTACATCCCACAGCTTCGGCAGATCGCTTAACCCCGTTCATCTTCGGCGCAAGAGCGCTCGATCAGTGAGCTATTACGCACTCTTTCAAGGGTGGCTGCTTCTAGGCAAACCTCCTGGCTGTCTCTGCACCCCTACCTCCTTTATCACTGAGCGGTCATTTAGGGGCCTTAGCTGGTGATCCGGGCTGTTTCCCTCTCGACGATGAAGCTTATCCCCCATCGTCTCACTGGCCGACCTTGACCCCTGTTATTTTGAGGTCATATCTAGTATTCAGAGTTTGCCTCGATTTGGTACCGCTCTCGCGGCCCGCACCGAAACAGTGCTTTACCCCTAGATGTCCAGTCAACTGCTGCGCCTCAACGCATTTCGGGGAGAACCAGCTAGCTCTGGGTTCGAGTGGCATTTCACCCCTAACCACAACTCATCCGCTGATTCTTCAACATCAGTCGGTTCGGACCTCCACTTAGTTTCACCCAAGCTTCATCCTGGTCATGGATAGATCACCCAGGTTCGGGTCCATAAGCAGTGACAATTGCCCTATGAAGACTCGCTTTCGCTACGGCTCCGGTGGGTTCCCTTAACCAAGCCACTGCCTATGAGTCGCCGGCTCATTCTTCAACAGGCACGCGGTCAGAGCCCCGGGCTCCTCCCACTGCTTGGGAGCTTACGGTTTCATGTTCTATTTCACTCCCCGATGGGGGTTCTTTTCACCCTTCCCTCACGGTACTACTTCGCTATCGGTCACCCAGGAGTATTTAGCCTTGCAAGGGGGTCCTTGCTGATTCACACGGGATTCCACGTGCCCCATGCTACTCGGGTCAGAGCGTAAGCTAGTGATGCTTTCGGCTACTGGACTCTCGCCATCTAGGGTGCAGCACTCCACCGCTTCGCCTAGCAGCACGACACTTGTATTGCTCTCCCACAACCCCGTTTTCACGGTTTAGGCTGCTCCCATTTCGCTCGCCGCTACTACGGGAATCGCTTTTGCTTTCTTTTCCTCTGGTTACTAAGATGTTTCAGTTCGCCAGGTTGTCTCTTGCCTGCCCATGGATTCAGCAGCAGTTTGAAAGGTTGACCTATTCGGGAATCTCCGGATCTACGCTTATTTTCAACTCCCCGAAGCATTTCGTCGCTTACTACGCCCTTCCTCGTCTCTGGGTGCCTAGGTATCCACCGTAAGCCTTTCCTCGTTTGAACCTCGCCCTTAACTTTAAGGCTATGCCATCCTAAGGTGCTGCTAAATGGAAGGATCTTATCAACGTCCATGAATGATAAATTGATAAATCATAGATCGAACTGCCGAATCGGAAAAATTGGGTGCTATCGTATAGCTTTGTACCGGCTAAGTTCACGAGTTGGAGATAAGCGGACTCGAACCGCTGACATCCGCCACAGGGTAAACCACCGCCTCTCGGGCCCCCCGACTGATTCTACCATAGAGGCCAACGATAGACAATAACTCCCCCCGAACACAGCTTACAACTTTCATCGTACTGTGCTCTCCAAAGAGCAACTCTTCTCAAAATCTCAAAAGGTGCTGAGTTGGAATCCCATTCTAACTAAGGATTCTTGTGGTTCCGGAGGATCCAGCTACAGGAAAACCAGGAACGGAGAGCTCCCCCCCCTTTCCGCCCACTCTTTGGTCTTAAGAATGCTGGTTTTAAGAATGAGTGATTGCCCTTCTCCGACCCTTACTGCCCAACCTGAGAGCGGACAGCTAATGCGTTCCACTTATTGATTATTGAACAGGGTTCTATGGTCGGTCCGCGACCCCTGGATGCCGAAGGCGTCCTTGGGGTGATCTCGTAGTTCCTACGGGGTGGAGACGATGGGGTCGGTCCATGGATTTTCCTTCCTTTTGCCGCATTTCGCTAAAGGGTTGAAGGGAGATAGTGCATCAAGCTGTTCGCAAGGGCCAACTTGATCCTCTTCCCCAGGGATCCCAGATGAGGGAACCCTAGGAGAGCCGCCGACTCCAACTATCGTCCATGTACGATCCATACTAGATCTGACCAACTGCCCATCTTACCTCCTCTACGTTCTTGACAGCCCATCTTTGTCTCAGTAGAGTCTTTCAGTGGCATGTTTTGGTCCTCTTCCCCATTATTTAGAAAAAGTGAGCCACCGGTTCAGGTACAAGATACTATCATTACCGCCTGGACAATTAGACATCCAACCCGTAATCGCAACGACCCAATTGCAAGAGCGGAGCTCTACCAACTGAGCTATATCCCCCCGAGCCAAGTGGAGCATGCACGAAGGAGTCAGATGCTTCTTCTATTCTTTTCTTTGGCGCAGCTGGGCCATCCTGGACTTGAACCAGAGACCTCGCCCGTGAAGTAAATCATCGCACCTACGGTCCAACCAATTGGGAGAGAATCAATAGATTCCTTTTCGGGAGCGATTCATCCTTCCCGAACGCAGCATACAATTCTTCGTTGTACTGCGCTCTCCAAGTGTGCTTGTTCTCCCCTTCTTCCTTACCATGGCAAGTCTTTTTGAAATAACTCCGATGAGAAGAAAAAAGAAGGCGTTAAGAGACCCTCCTGGCCCCACCTTAGACACTCTAAGATCCTTTTTCAAACCTGCTCCCATTTCGAGTCAAGAGATAGATAAATAGACACATCCCATTGCACGGATCGGGGGCGCTCGTAGTGACTGAGGGGGTCGAAGACCAAGAAGTGAGTTATTTATCAGCCAAGCATTCTTCTTACGGCTAGATCCAATCTCCTGGTCCCTGCGGAAAGGAAAAAGAATTTCACCTTGATTGCAGCTTTCTCCAGACCTCCGGGAAAAGCATGAAAAAAAAGGCTCGAATGGTACGATCCCTCCGTCGCCCCAGAATGAAAGGGGCGATCTCGTAGTTCTTGGTCTGTGAAGATACGTTGTTAGGTGCTCCATTTTTTTTTCCCATTGAGGCCGAACCTAAACCTGTGCTCGAGAGATAGCTGTCCATACATTGATAAGGGATGTATGGATTCTCGAGAAGAGAGGAGCCGTGGTGGTCCCCCCCGGACCGCCCGGATCCCACGAGTGAATAGAAAGTTGGATCTACATTGGATCTCACCTGAATCGCCCCATCTATCCTCCTGAGGAGAAGTTTGGTTTCAAACCCCGGTTCGAACAGGAGAAGTACGCCATGCTAATGTGCCTTGGATGATCCACATCTCAGGGTCAGGCGCTGATGAGCACATTGAACTATCCATGTGGCTGAGAGCCCTCACAGCCCAGGCACAACGACGCAATTATCAGGGGCGCGCTCTACCACTGAGCTAATAGCCCGTCGTGCGGGCCTCCCGCCGGGGGCCCGCTATGCCAAAAGCGAGAGAAACCCCATCCCTCTCTTTCCTTTTTTCGCCCCCATGTCGCCACGCGGGAGGGACATGGGGACGTAAAAAAGGGGATCCTATCAACTTGTTCCGACCTAGGATAATAAGCTCATGAGCTTGGTCTTACTTCACCGTCGAGAAAGAAGACTTCCGTCGACAAGTTTAACTCATACGTAGCTCCCTTCTTTTTGGGTGTGAAGCAGTGTCAAACAAAAATACCCAACAAGCATTACCTCTCCCTGAAAAGGAGGTGATCCAGCCGCACCTTCCAGTACGGCTACCTTGTTACGACTTCACTCCAGTCACTAGCCCTGCCTTCGGCATCCCCCTCCTTGCGGTTAAGGTAACGACTTCGGGCATGGCCAGCTCCCATAGTGTGACGGGCGGTGTGTACAAGGCCCGGGAACGAATTCACCGCCGTATGGCTGACCGGCGATTACTAGCGATTCCGGCTTCATGCAGGCGAGTTGCAGCCTGCAATCCGAACTGAGGACGGGTTTTTGGAGTTAGCTCACCCTCGCGGGATCGCGACCCTTTGTCCCGGCCATTGTAGCACGTGTGTCGCCCAGGGCATAAGGGGCATGATGACTTGACGTCATCCTCACCTTCCTCCGGCTTATCACCGGCAGTCTGCTCAGGGTTCCAAACTCAACAGTGGCAACTAAACACGAGGGTTGCGCTCGTTGCGGGACTTAACCCAACACCTTACGGCACGAGCTGACGACAGCCATGCACCACCTGTGTCCGCGTTCCCGAAGGCACCCCTCTCTTTCAAGAGGATTCGCGGCATGTCAAGCCCTGGTAAGGTTCTTCGCTTTGCATCGAATTAAACCACATGCTCCACCGCTTGTGCGGGCCCCCGTCAATTCCTTTGAGTTTCATTCTTGCGAACGTACTCCCCAGGCGGGATACTTAACGCGTTAGCTACAGCACTGCACGGGTCGATACGCACAGCGCCCAGTATCCATCGTTTACGGCTAGGACTACTGGGGTATCTAATCCCATTCGCTCCCCTAGCTTTCGTCTCTCAGTGTCAGTGTCGGCCCAGCAGAGTGCTTTCGCCGTTGGTGTTCTTTCCGATCTCTACGCATTTCACCGCTCCACCGGAAATTCCCTCTGCCCCTACCGTACTCCAGCTTGGCAGTTTCCACCGCCTGTCCAGGGTTGAGCCCTGGGATTTGACGGCGGACTTAAAAAGCCACCTACAGACGCTTTACGCCCAATCATTCCGGATAACGCTTGCATCCTCTGTATTACCGCGGCTGCTGGCACAGAGTTAGCCGATGCTTATTCCCCAGATACCGTCATTGCTTCTTTTCCGGGAAAAGAAGTTCACGACCCGTAGGCCTTCTACCTCCACGCGGCATTGCTCCGTCAGGCTTTCGCCCATTGCGGAAAATTCCCCACTGCTGCCTCCCGTAGGAGTCTGGGCCGTGTCTCAGTCCCAGTGTGGCTGATCATCCTCTCGGACCAGCTACTGATCATCGCCTTGGTAAGCTATTGCCTCACCAACTAGCTAATCAGACGCAAGCCCCTCCTCGGGCGGATTCCTCCTTTTGCTCCTCAGCCTACGGGGTATTAGCAGCCGTTTCCAGCTGTTGTTCCCCTCCCAAGG
The sequence above is a segment of the Hevea brasiliensis chloroplast, complete genome genome. Coding sequences within it:
- the ycf1 gene encoding hypothetical chloroplast RF1, with product MIFQSFILGNLVSLCMKIINSVVVVGLYYGFLTTFSMGPSYLFLLRARVIEEGEEGTEKKVSATTGFITGQLMMFISIYYAPLHLALGRPHTITVLALPYLLFHFFWNNHKHFFDYGSTTRNSMRNLSIQFVFLNNLIFQLFNHFILPSSMLVRLVNIYMFRCNNKMLFVTSSFVGWLIGHILFMKWVGLILVWIQQNNSIRSNVLFRSNKYLVSELRNSMARIFSILLFITCVYSLGRIPSPIFTKKLKETSETEEREEETDVEIEKTSETKGTKQEQEGSTEEDPSSSLFSEEKEDPDKIDETEEIQVNGKEKTKDEFHFHFKETCYKNRPLYETFYLDGNQENSKLEILIDKKNKDLFWFEKPLVTILFDSKRWNRPFRYIKNDQFENAVRKEMSQYFFYTCRSDGKERISFTYPPSLSTFLEMIQRKISLFTTEKLSSDELYNRWNYKNEQKKKILNNEFINRVQALDKEYLTLNTLEKRTRLCNDKTKKKYLPKIYDPFLSGSCRGKIQFFFSPSLLNKTSIKNSIEMLWINKIHLILLITNYQEFESKTDGFNRKAFSIENAYFLNLINEFVGKSRSSLNFKELPLFPDHKEEKMYLENRIKILKFLFHTVIANPKNKTIIKNSTGIKEISKQVPRWSYKLIDDLEQQEGENEENMSEDYEIRSRKAKRVVIFTDNKKNTDTYNNTKDTTNSDQIEEVTLIHYSQQSDFRRDIIKGSVRAQRRKIAIWELFQANVHSPLFLDRIDKSLFFSFDISELIKTMFINWMYKNAEFTISNTKKKTKESKKKEEDKREDNKREEKARIEIAEAWDSILFAQIIRSCVLVTQSILRKYIILPSLIITKNIIRILFFQTPEWSEDLKDWSREMHVKCTYNGVQLSEKEFPKNWLIDGIQIKILFPFRLKPWYKSKLKFSHKDQTKMKKKVQKNDFFFLTVLGMEAELPFGSPRKRLSLFEPIFKKLEKKIRKMQKNGFRVITILEERRKFFLNFLKEKKNWIIKNIFFRKEIINNLSKSKRNPILLSGFREVYELNEPKKEKDSIINNNNETIKKLSIPIRSMTWTNYSLTEKKMKDLSARRKIIINQIEKITKEKEKKMRTPEINISPNKNKISYNAKKLKSSKNISQIVKRRNVRLARKFHFFIKILIEKIYIDIFLGIINIPRINAQLFLKSTKKIITKYIYNNEENQKKIDKTNQNTIHFISIIKKSRNSNNSNVVVINKNSKIFCDISSLSQAYVFYKLSQIKIINLYKLKSIFEYHSLFLKNEIKDFFIAQGLFNSELKNKNFRNSVMNQWKNWLRSHYQYKYDLSQIRWSRLTPQKWRNIINQHQHHMVQNKKLNKWNLYEKDRLIHYKKKNDFETDSLPNQKDNFKKHYKYNLLSYKSINYENKKDSYIYGSPLQVNNKQEISYNYNTKKSKLFDMLEDISINNYLAEDDIIDMEKSADRKYFDWRILNFCLRKKVDIESWIDTGSKDKKNTKTRTNKYQIIDKIDKKNLFFLTIHQDQEVNSSNQKGFFFDWMGMNEEIKNCLISNFELWFFRKFVILYNTYKIKPWAIPIQFLLFNFHRNENVSKNNKINRKKNSDLFISISSNEKKIIELENQNHEEKESEDQGDFGSVFANQEKDIEEDYIELDMKKHRNKKQNKSHMEVELDFFLKRYLCFQLRWNGSLNHKIINNIKVYCLLLRLTNPREIIISSIQRQEISLNILMVQKDLTLTELMKKGILIIEPVRLSVKNDGQFILYQMVGILLVHKNKQQINQKYRENFYVDKKNFTESIERHQSIIGNRNKNDYDLLVPENILSPKRRRELRILFNLKNQNDIHINTEIFNGNNIKNCSPILDKSKHFDRDKKKLIKLQFFLWPNFRLEDLACMNRYWFDTNNASRFSMVRIYIYPRLKF